A stretch of Podospora bellae-mahoneyi strain CBS 112042 chromosome 5, whole genome shotgun sequence DNA encodes these proteins:
- a CDS encoding hypothetical protein (EggNog:ENOG503PUC0; COG:S) produces the protein MSEDGSTTWDASGSETTLDKLNNLESALTSTWRDYHLRPHKRNRVTLGNATSVNLRLDGTWSCDAKKADSFTIRFPAVKYAKGPDYLQEAIVKVTQKSHISRSKWTNPCQLEPLQGKRYKMVLHNDGQIGMERGVLRYEDVNGHAADAYEVLKHELHYHERIVLCVRLVRSLLDLHNTTWLRGDWVVEDIWVYGKSSSSELQLRQPYLRLVLQSNQSDSPVDSQP, from the exons ATGTCTGAAGATGGATCTACTACGTGGGACGCCAGCGGATCCGAAACGACACTGGATAAGCTTAACAATTTGGAGTCTGCCCTGACATCTACATGGAGGGATTATCACTTACGACCACACAAACGCAACCGGGTGACTCTTGGAAATGCCACGTCCGTCAACCTGCGCTTGGACGGCACATGGAGTTGCGATGCAAAGAAAGCCGACTCCTTTACTATAAGGTTTCCTGCTGTCAAGTACGCCAAGGGGCCCGATTACCTGCAAGAAGCAATAGTCAAGGTTACACAGAAGAG CCACATCTCGCGTTCAAAATGGACCAATCCCTGTCAGCTAGAACCGCTACAAGGCAAACGCTATAAAATGGTCCTCCACAATGACGGACAGATCGGCATGGAACGCGGTGTTCTCAGGTACGAGGACGTCAACGGCCATGCAGCAGATGCCTA CGAAGTGCTTAAACACGAACTGCACTATCATGAAAGAATTGTTCTTTGCGTGCGGCTAGTTCGTTCGCTGCTTGATCTTCACAACACTACCTGGCTGCGGGGTGactgggttgttgaagataTCTGGGTGTACGGCAAATCGAGCTCCTCGGAACTACAGCTACGCCAGCCATATCTCAGGCTGGTTCTCCAGAGCAACCAAAGTGACTCGCCCGTGGACAGTCAGCCGTAG
- a CDS encoding hypothetical protein (EggNog:ENOG503P602; COG:S), with protein MRDIRGARQEIIAVKKDLTSLKGVLEILADDFHDADKIKLPDSVLERIVDVAADCQNVVNQIGGLLKEGSRVSWALSGKKEMEGLQEDLERHKATLSITLDLVSVIIIKDIQDDTEHILQDTSAIKGNTAQIQTDIDRFLQGISQLQLQLNAPETGLRPSNYVLGRFLADLRTDAETILGDAEYLDDRTEQYHGYLHSQEEYDFRSPEEPTPAPITVSDTEGRRCLVPFRACRTWLEMSKAIKQLYGHLPQNDQVRAGNCEVFGPSGEIILPAFRESFVLPGWEVTLKLRQVKMANQSLKAEATIVDETKP; from the exons ATGCGAGATATTCGAGGGGCTCGACAAGAAATCATCGCCGTCAAAAAGGACCTAACATCACTCAAAGGTGTGCTTGAGATACTCGCGGATGACTTTCACGATGCCGATAAGATCAAGCTCCCAGACAGCGTGCTTGAGCGAATTGTCGATGTGGCTGCAGACTGCCAGAATGTCGTGAATCAGATTGGCGGGTTGTTGAAGGAAGGTTCGCGTGTCAGTTGGGCTCTGTCGGGAAAAAAGGAGATGGAAGGCTTGCAAGAAGATCTGGAAAGACACAAAGCCACCCTCAGTATAACACTGGATTTGGTATCTGT catcatcatcaaagacatCCAAGACGACACAGAGCACATTCTCCAAGACACCTCGGCCATCAAAGGCAACACAGCACAGATACAAACAGACATCGACCGTTTTCTGCAGGGAATTTCTCAGCTTCAACTCCAGTTGAATGCGCCGGAGACAGGGCTAAGACCATCGAATTATGTTCTCGGCCGGTTTCTCGCCGACCTGAGGACCGACGCGGAGACCATTCTTGGAGATGCAGAGTATCTTGATGACAGGACAGAACAGTATCATGGGTATCTGCACAGCCAGGAAGAATATGACTTCAGATCACCCGAAGAGCCAACACCCGCTCCCATCACCGTGAGCGACACAGAAGGGAGACGTTGTTTGGTCCCATTTCGTGCTTGCAGAACCTGGCTG GAAATGTCGAAGGCAATAAAACAATTGTATGGCCATCTTCCTCAGAATGACCAGGTCCGGGCTGGAAATTGCGAAGTCTTCGGTCCTAGTGGAGAGATAATCCTGCCAGCATTTCGGGAAAGCTTCGTTTTACCAGGTTGGGAAGTGACGCTGAAGCTACGCCAAGTCAAGATGGCCAACCAGTCCCTTAAAGCAGAAGCGACAATTGTTGATGAAACTAAACCTTAG
- a CDS encoding hypothetical protein (antiSMASH:Cluster_11; EggNog:ENOG503PC1B; COG:S) codes for MESRISRPNRTNLTGVGNQNRVASRSFVAPLNPAGRYDDPGYRISEQDAVGTHFCEINNKSGFPVHNICWKLLEEAIYPSPVPAERLFDVLKSFVWPSLCVDGRLDWRWREISQSAECSSKDSFPWDITANANTADVPPFTSDPYFVDLRNRRQAWQKILTLVDILGLCPTPNAAFTKRGHLAHLKPRPDCTLRVGGSAAESLVGTVGPLQVGCFRKSVQSLAIPNETVRISASTIDVGSFTYISGLTIVSNSQTESAGHLGPKERDRSVTLNAADLRGLNVAVGLRGIHALQFADSAGLTPWLGDPHDAAKTTRLGSVSNISSLEVWSDAFRIVEIGIVKKQSSELSDTENISDLRIFGIWYPDIPPPQLNLNEECFFSAKAFAEGFRPLFWTHFGGPGGVHLKSLLRIYWNQPAETISFAYENKGVPLSSQSFGRAPEPEWDDVSSCSEPDTWSSTFVIDGPGGEIITAVETCQKYRKTGRTWECTEGVLAGFKVFTNRGRSHLFRGVVDAYPEDWRVETKRLEVPPGSVVTGLYGFSVRNLGYGLAALGTITELEA; via the exons ATGGAATCAAGAATTTCGCGGCC CAACCGAACTAACCTCACGGGTGTGGGAAATCAGAACCGTGTTGCCTCTCGATCCTTCGTCGCCCCATTAAACCCAGCTGGGCGATACGACGACCCTGGCTACAGGATTTCAGAGCAAGACGCGGTTGGAACCCATTTTTGTGAAATCAACAACAAATCCGGATTCCCTGTACACAATATCTGTTGGAAGCTACTCGAGGAGGCCATCTACCCCAGCCCGGTGCCAGCTGAAAGGTTGTTCGATGTCTTGAAGTCTTTCGTATGGCCGTCGTTGTGCGTCGATGGGCGGCTTGATTGGCGCTGGAGAGAAATCTCGCAGTCAGCAGAGTGTTCATCGAAAGACTCATTCCCTTGGGATATCACCGCCAACGCGAACACCGCTGATGTGCCGCCATTCACATCGGATCCGTATTTCGTCGACCTTCGCAACAGACGGCAAGCCTGGCAGAAGATATTGACTCTTGTTGACATCCTGGGACTTTGTCCAACTCCAAACGCCGCGTTTACGAAGAGGGGTCATTTGGCACACTTGAAGCCCCGGCCAGACTGTACTCTACGAGTCGGGGGGAGTGCCGCAGAGTCCCTAGTCGGCACGGTGGGTCCGCTGCAAGTGGGATGTTTCCGAAAATCCGTACAATCTCTTGCTATCCCCAACGAGACAGTCCGAATATCTGCGTCAACCATAGATGTGGGATCCTTTACGTACATCTCCGGTTTGACCATTGTGTCGAATTCGCAGACAGAAAGCGCTGGCCACCTGGGTCCCAAGGAAAGGGACCGATCCGTCACCCTAAACGCTGCTGATCTACGGGGCCTCAACGTTGCGGTTGGTTTGAGAGGTATCCACGCTTTGCAGTTTGCAGATTCGGCAGGACTGACCCCTTGGCTGGGCGATCCTCATGATGCTGCAAAAACGACGAGGCTAGGGAGTGTATCAAATATTTCATCACTGGAAGTCTGGTCCGAT GCATTCAGAATCGTCGAGATTGGTATCGTGAAGAAGCAAAGTTCCGAGCTCAGCGACACAGAAAATATCTCAGACTTGAGGATTTTCGGAATATGGTATCCCGAtattccccctcctcaactcaACCTGAATGAAGAGTGCTTCTTCTCTGCGAAAGCATTTGCGGAGGGATTCAGACCGCTGTTCTGGACCCATTTCGGCGGCCCAGGTGGTGTGCATCTAAAAAGCCTACTGAGAATATATTGGAATCAGCCGGCCGAAACTATCAGTTTTGCTTATGAAAACAAGGGGGTTCCATTGAGCTCTCAGAGCTTCGGTCGGGCACCAGAACCTGAATGGGACGACGTCTCATCGTGTTCTGAGCCTGACACTTGGTCGAGCACGTTTGTAATCGATGGACCTGGGGGAGAAATAATTACCGCTGTCGAGACTTGCCAGAAGTACCGGAAGACTGGCAGAACATGGGAGTGTACAGAAGGAGTCCTAGCTGGATTCAAG GTTTTCACCAACCGTGGACGATCCCACCTGTTCCGGGGGGTTGTAGACGCCTATCCGGAGGACTGGAGAGTTGAGACGAAGCGACTTGAAGTGCCTCCAGGGAGTGTAGTTACAGGGCTATACGGGTTTTCTGTTCGGAATTTGGGATATGGACTTGCAGCACTGGGGACTATCACCGAGTTGGAGGCTTGA
- a CDS encoding hypothetical protein (COG:C; COG:H; antiSMASH:Cluster_11; SMCOG1050:monooxygenase FAD-binding; EggNog:ENOG503NXHH) — MVQIETDVLIVGAGPAGASLACFLTHYGVTGLIISKASSTVRTPRSHYTNNATFECLRDVGLEEECRQLATPKELLMYSRICTTMGGEELSRTYNCGTDPNRYGEFKKASPCEQADLPQSVLEPILLRVATQNGFHLRWDCQFVSFHQDETTSKVHSVIQDVLTNQKITVISKFLCGADGARSVVARELQLPFNDTPGGGLALNVFVDADLNHLLTPHSPGLIHILLHPTKPQPDFCSLAIARFVKPFTQWVFVMLAKPNITAITATPSEILSHVHDLIGDPSVKVTLKRLSTWKINETYAERYTTPGINNIFCLGDAVHRHPPFNGLGSNTSIQDAYNLAWKIGFVHQSLASLSLLDSYTAERQPIGKAIVKRANDTGRMHAKLFSLLGVPNPDTADKLQILSRLGDDTAQGEELRLAFQNLVEGLDVERHGFGIEMNQLYQSDALYPDDETGPPPTNTGPPEHADLYYRESTYPGSRLPHAWLRAPAAGSKEPMISTHDLAGKGKFTLFTGIGGKKGWVEAAGMVKGLLGVEVVVHSIGWREDYRDVFFDWGRKRGVGERGAVLVRPDRVVAWRCDNVGGGDGWGEKLTRVMARILGR, encoded by the exons ATGGTGCAGATTGAAACCGATGTTCTCATTGTGGGCGCCGGCCCAGCAGGAGCAAGCCTTGCATGCTTCTTGACCCATTACG GGGTGACGGGATTGATCATAAGCAAGGCGTCGTCGACTGTGAGGACGCCCCGGTCACACTACACAAACAATGCAACCTTTG AATGCCTTCGTGATGTTGGACTCGAGGAGGAATGTCGTCAACTTGCAACTCCCAAGGAACTGTTGATGTACTCCAGAATTTGCACCACCATGGGGGGAGAGGAACTCTCGCGGACGTACAACTGCGGGACAGATCCGAACAGATAT GGAGAGTTCAAGAAGGCGAGTCCATGCGAACAGGCTGATCTCCCTCAGTCAGTGCTAGAGCCCATCCTTCTCCGCGTAGCAACACAAAACGGCTTCCACCTCCGCTGGGACTGCCAATTTGTCTCATTCCATCAGGACGAAACAACCTCCAAAGTCCACTCCGTAATCCAAGACGTCCTAACCAACCAGAAAATCACCGTCATCTCCAAGTTTCTCTGTGGTGCCGACGGGGCACGTAGCGTGGTAGCCCGCGAGCTCCAACTCCCCTTCAACGACAcccccggcggcggcctcgccctcaacGTCTTTGTCGACGCagacctcaaccacctcctcaccccccactccccaGGCCTCATCCACATTCTGctccaccccaccaaaccccaaccagACTTCTgctccctcgccatcgcccGCTTCGTCAAACCCTTCACCCAATGGGTCTTCGTCATGCTCGCCAAACcaaacatcaccgccatcaccgccactCCATCCGAAATCCTCTCCCACGTCCACGACCTCATCGGCGACCCCTCCGTCAAAGTCACCCTCAAACGCCTCTCCACCTGGAAAATCAACGAGACCTACGCCGAAAGatacaccacccccggcaTAAACAACATCTTCTGCCTAGGCGACGCCGtccaccgccatccccccTTCAACGGCCTAGGCTCCAACACGAGCATCCAAGACGCGTACAACCTCGCGTGGAAAATCGGTTTCGTACACCAATCCCTagcttccctttcccttttggATTCCTACACCGCGGAGCGACAGCCTATCGGTAAAGCAATCGTCAAACGCGCCAACGACACAGGTCGTATGCACGCCAAACTGTTTTCTCTTCTCGGTGTCCCTAACCCGGACACAGCCGACAAATTGCAGATCCTATCCCGTCTGGGTGATGACACAGCCCAAGGCGAGGAACTACGTCTCGCATTCCAGAATTTGGTCGAGGGGTTGGACGTGGAAAGACACGGTTTCGGGATAGAGATGAACCAGCTCTACCAGTCTGATGCTTTGTACCCCGATGATGAGACTGGTCCCCCTCCGACCAACACAGGACCTCCCGAACACGCCGATCTTTACTATCGCGAGAGTACCTACCCCGGCTCGAGGCTTCCACACGCCTGGCTGAGAGCTCCAGCAGCGGGGTCGAAGGAACCGATGATTTCGACGCATGATTTggctgggaaggggaagttTACCCTCTTTACTGGGATTGGTGGCAAGAAGGGATGGGTAGAGgcggcggggatggtgaaggggttgttgggggttgaggtggtggttcacAGTAttgggtggagggaggaCTACCGAGATGTGTTTTTTGACTGGGGTAGGAAGAGGGGCGTCGGGGAAAGGGGTGCTGTTTTGGTGAGGCCTGATCGGGTGGTTGCTTGGAGATGTGATaatgttgggggtggtgatggctggggTGAGAAGCTGACGCGGGTTATGGCGCGGATTTTGGGGCGCTGA
- a CDS encoding hypothetical protein (antiSMASH:Cluster_11; SMCOG1042:O-methyltransferase; EggNog:ENOG503NWHF; COG:S) → MTSNARLAQLSHTILEKTKIVTDHLASHNLTAPSWDVDGAVDFPIPESAGEAYTARVDLIAATKELHDLTLGPKQGLSWLSWDFINNLSLQAIWEFRVPEFVPLTGSISFEDLTAKVVAANGFKIGVLNLRRLIRHAMLNHIFIEPRKGFVAHTSVSRMLLEDEPMANWVGYMCRDLWKPAAHVVDAMKKWPGSEEPTETAVNHAFEQSLPWYDYLQSVPEKARRYNLAMKLHSGNEGFSVGHTVRGYAWGELGEATVVDMGGNQGFVSFAIAEAFPKLKFVVQDTEGMRKPEAMGPMPAHLEERVTRTVHDFFEPQTVVADVYFFRWIFHGFSDKYNIKILRALRPALRKGAKVVINDGTLPEPLTASYLQERNIRTMDAFNQVTVNAREREIDDWSELFRLADERYKFTGAWKPENSHMWFIEAEWTG, encoded by the exons ATGACATCCAACGCTCGACTTGCCCAGCTTTCACATACCATCCTGGAAAAGACCAAGATCGTAACGGACCATTTAGCCTCCCACAATCTCACAGCACCATCCTGGGACGTTGACGGCGCAGTCGACTTTCCCATCCCAGAGTCCGCCGGCGAGGCATACACGGCAAGGGTAGACCTAATCGCAGCCACCAAAGAGCTCCACGACCTCACCCTCGGTCCCAAGCAGGGCCTTTCATGGCTGTCATGGGAT TTCATaaacaacctctccctccaagcAATCTGGGAATTCCGCGTCCCCGAATTTGTCCCCCTCACcggctccatctccttcgAAGACCTAACCGCCAAAGTCGTCGCCGCCAACGGCTTCAAAATCGGCGTCCTGAACCTCCGGCGCTTGATCCGCCACGCGATGCTGAACCACATCTTCATCGAGCCGAGAAAAGGTTTCGTCGCTCACACGAGCGTgtcgaggatgttgctgGAGGATGAACCGATGGCTAACTGGGTTGGGTACATGTGTCGTGATCTGTGGAAGCCAGCTGCTCACGTTGTTGACGCGATGAAGAAGTGGCCTGGGAGCGAGGAGCCGACGGAGACGGCGGTGAATCACGCGTTTGAGCAGAGCTTGCCGTGGTACGATTACTTGCAGTCGGTGccggagaaggcgaggaggtaTAACCTTGCGATGAAGCTGCATAGTGGGAATGAGGGGTTTTCGGTGGGGCATACGGTGAGGGGGTATGCttggggggagttgggggaggcTACGGTTGTGGAT ATGGGCGGGAACCAAGGGTTCGTCTCTTTCGCCATAGCGGAGGCCTTTCCCAAGCTGAAATTTGTGGTGCAAGACACGGAGGGCATGAGAAAGCCAGAGGCTATGGGACCGATGCCAGCTCACCTTGAAGAAAGGGTCACACGGACTGTACATGACTTTTTCGAGCCGCAGacggttgttgctgatgtctACTTCTTCCGATGGATATTCCACGGTTTCTCGGACAAGTACAACATCAAGATACTTCGAGCGCTGCGACCGGCGCTGCGCAAAGGAGCAAAGGTGGTCATCAACGACGGCACACTGCCAGAGCCACTGACGGCAAGCTACCTGCAGGAACGCAACATCCGCACCATGGACGCCTTCAACCAGGTAACAGTGAACgcaagggagagggaaatTGATGACTGGAGCGAGCTGTTCAGACTGGCTGATGAGCGGTACAAGTTCACGGGGGCGTGGAAGCCAGAAAACAGCCACATGTGGTTTATTGAGGCGGAATGGACCGGATAA
- a CDS encoding hypothetical protein (SMCOG1039:aldo/keto reductase family oxidoreductase; antiSMASH:Cluster_11; EggNog:ENOG503NWNE; COG:C), whose amino-acid sequence MSPLPHTGLGLLGYTWRPNKPSDEQAFEAMKAAISAGATIWSTSSVYGLPPDPPTAGLHLLRRYFTKYPEDAEKVTLFIRACFDPTTYSPNCSPEGVRASWEECNAILGDVKFIDVFGPARMDQNIPVEVTVGALKQLKDEGKIGSVGLSEVRAETIRKAAAVVPITHAEVEFSLWSSEILTNGVAKAAKECGVVLLSYAPLGYGFLTGQIKKVEDIPQGDNRHMFGRFQPENFAKNLELVDKVKAFAEKKGVTPAQLALAWIRSYSNTGDVGEIIPIPGATRADRVIENSTVVEITTEEKEELDKIVKSFPIAGHRQIPGADHFLWT is encoded by the exons ATGTCGCCCCTCCCTCATACCGGTCTTGGCCTCCTGGGATACACATGGCGCCCCAACAAGCCTTCGGATGAACAAGCCTTCGAGGCCATGAAGGCCGCCATCAGCGCCGGCGCCACCATCTGGTCGACTTCTTCCGTCTACGGACTGCCCCCCGATCCCCCCACCGCCGGCCTTCACCTCCTACGCCGGTACTTCACCAAGTACCCCGAGGATGCGGAAAAGGTGACCCTCTTCATCCGGGCCTGCTTCGATCCGACAACCTACTCCCCCAACTGCTCACCCGAGGGCGTGCGCGCCAGCTGGGAGGAATGCAACGCCATCCTCGGGGACGTCAAGTTCATTGATGTCTTCGGCCCTGCCCGGATGGATCAGAACATCCCCGTCGAGGTGACGGTCGGTGCTCTCAAGCAGCTCAAGGACGAGGGCAAGATCGGCTCTGTGGGTCTGTCCGAGGTTCGGGCCGAGACGATCcgcaaggctgccgctgTGGTGCCCATCACCCATGCCGAGGTTGAGTTCTCGCTCTGGAGCAGTGAGATCCTTACCAATGGCGTGGCCAAGGCGGCTAAGGAGTGTGGTGTTGTACTGCTGAGCTACGCTCCTCTTGGATACGGCTTCTTGACGGGTCAAAtcaagaaggttgaggaTATTCCTCAGGGAGATAACAGGCATATGTTTGGAAGGTTCCAGCCCGAG AACTTTGCCAAGAACCTCGAGCTTGttgacaaggtcaaggcgtttgccgagaagaagggggtgacGCCGGCGCAGCTCGCACTTGCTTGGATCAGGTCCTATTCCAACACTGGTGACGTCGGTGAAATCATTCCTATTCCGGGAGCTACCCGCGCGGACCGTGTCATTGAGAACTCGACGGTTGTGGAGATCACcacggaggagaaggaggagctggacaAGATTGTCAAGTCTTTCCCTATCGCTGGACATCGCCAGATTCCCGGCGCTGACCACTTCCTCTGGACTTAG
- a CDS encoding putative secondary metabolism biosynthetic enzyme (EggNog:ENOG503NXUK; antiSMASH:Cluster_11; SMCOG1001:short-chain dehydrogenase/reductase SDR; COG:Q), producing MVAFDPSRLGVNFTSQTHSDTYAQIDPSGITPAPCIGRTVLVTGAAKGIGRAIVASYAKAGASRIAITARGDVSATHAEALQAAAKAGRDSVEFLILRLDVNDHDTIEACAQELASRWGHIDILVNNAGYLAPFVPLGEGDRDDWWLTWEVNVRGVYWVIRALLPLILKSKDKTIVNLTSVGALALTPGASAYQPSKLAVLRLSEYLMVDYESRGLLVYSVHPASVATDLANNMPAEIVQAVCHDTPELAGDSIVFLTSERREWLAGRYISCAWDMPELMARREEIVEKDLLKLQVRFQ from the exons ATGGTTGCCTTTGATCCTTCACGCCTGGGCGTGAACTTCACCTCCCAGACCCACAGCGACACATATGCCCAGATTGATCCTTCCGGCATCACCCCCGCGCCATGCATCGGAAGGACAGTCCTCGTTACCGGCGCCGCCAAAGGCATCGGGCGAGCCATTGTTGCGTCTTACGCCAAGGCGGGTGCCAGTCgcatcgccatcaccgcccgcGGGGACGTATCCGCCACCCATGCCGAGGCCCTCCAAGCAGCTGCAAAGGCGGGAAGAGATAGCGTTGAATTTCTCATCCTTCGGCTGGACGTCAACGACCATGACACCATCGAGGCATGCGCCCAGGAGCTGGCCTCTAGGTGGGGGCACATTGACATTCTTGTCAACAATGCGGGATACCTGGCACCGTTTGTGCCATTGGGCGAAGGGGACAGGGACGACTGGTGGTTGACGTGGGAGGTCAACGTGCGTGGTGTCTACTGGGTCATTCGTGCGCTTCTACCTCTTATCCTGAAGAGCAAGGACAAGACTATTGTCAATCTCACCTCGGTCGGAGCCCTGGCGCTGACCCCCGGTGCGAGTGCCTATCAGCCGTCTAAGCTGGCGGTGCTGCGTTTGTCCGAGTATCTGATGGTGGATTACGAGTCCAGGGGCCTGCTGGTGTACTCTGTTCACCCGGCGTCAGTGGCGACTGATCTCGCTAACAATATGCCAGCAGAAATCGTTCAAG CTGTGTGCCATGATACGCCTGAGCTGGCCGGTGATAGCATTGTGTTTCTGACCAGCGAGCGACGGGAGTGGTTGGCTGGGAGGTATATCAGCTGCGCTTGGGATATGCCTGAGCTGATGGCCAGGAGAGAGGAAATCGTAGAGAAGGATCTATTGAAACTTCAGGTGCGGTTTCAGTGA
- a CDS encoding hypothetical protein (antiSMASH:Cluster_11; SMCOG1042:O-methyltransferase; EggNog:ENOG503NZKP; COG:S) → MERFPRTSEDADKLLKLSDLLRDAALTVKEEWSKEVFDEPSNIPNGKASGGHHSHEATARILPSRKLWDAERTIEAVSGVLVELVSEPHQRIQQVLTQYMESRALFIAAERRIPDLLAEAGEGGLDVETLGQKTKIEYRKLARILRTLCAIHIFTEVAEGRFANNRISASLVQNPGLRAYVQLFGLHVSAAAEHLPRYLVGPKGASYKVEETAFHHAMGTDRPLWEWMTQRLPSDQVTSDGPGYPGVPELANFPVSFDHKGLVGRPELENFALAMLGGGQASGTAHAYDFPWGELGDGLVVDVGGGVGGFVLQLLPIYPRLKFVVQDRPENVERGEREIFPAKAPDALAAGRVKFMPHDFFTENPVKNADVYWLRGILHDWSDDYCVSILKAVKASMGPKSRILICDPVMNTTFGCDEIEAAPSPLPANYGYHVRYCHNRDIGLMATINGIERTPSEFKALFEEAGLRLVKFWDTRSMVGITEAGL, encoded by the exons ATGGAGCGCTTCCCTCGCACATCCGAAGACGCCGACAAACTCCTCAAGCTATCCGACCTACTCCGTGACGCGGCCCTGACTGTCAAGGAAGAGTGGAGCAAAGAAGTCTTTGACGAACCATCAAACATTCCCAACGGCAAAGCAAGCGGTGGACACCACAGTCATGAAGCAACAGCCAGGATCCTCCCCAGTCGAAAGCTCTGGGACGCCGAGAGGACAATCGAGGCTGTCTCGGGAGTTTTAGTCGAGCTAGTCTCAGAGCCACACCAACGGATCCAGCAGGTGCTAACCCAATACATGGAATCAAGGGCTCTGTTCATTGCGGCTGAGCGCAGGATCCCGGATTTGCTTGCCGAggcgggtgagggggggttggatgttGAGACGTTGGGGCAAAAGACCAAGATTGAGTATCGGAAATTGG CTCGTATCTTGCGTACACTCTGCGCAATCCACATCTTCACTGAAGTCGCCGAGGGCCGCTTCGCCAACAACCGCATTTCCGCTTCGCTGGTGCAAAACCCTGGTCTTCGGGCTTATGTGCAATTATT CGGTCTGCACGTGTccgcggcggcggagcaTCTACCCCGCTACCTTGTCGGGCCGAAGGGCGCGTCTTACAAGGTCGAGGAGACGGCGTTCCATCACGCCATGGGGACTGACAGGCCTCTTTGGGAGTGGATGACACAGCGACTGCCTTCGGATCAGGTCACTTCTGATGGGCCTGGGTACCCTGGTGTGCCCGAGTTGGCGAACTTTCCTGTCTCGTTTGATCACAAGGGTCTGGTGGGAAGGCCGGAGTTAGAGAACTTTGCTTTGGCTATGTTGGGGGGTGGTCAGGCGTCGGGTACTGCGCATGCGTATG ATTTTCCGTGGGGTGAACTTGGAGATGGGCTGGTTGTggatgtcggtggtggagttg GGGGGTTCGTCTTGCAACTCCTACCAATCTATCCCCGGCTCAAGTTTGTCGTTCAAGACCGGCCGGAAAACGTGGAGAGGGGCGAGCGCGAGATATTCCCCGCTAAAGCCCCTGATGCCTTGGCTGCAGGGAGAGTCAAGTTCATGCCCCATGATTTCTTTACTGAAAACCCAGTGAAGAACGCGGATGTCTACTGGCTACGCGGAATTCT ACATGACTGGTCCGATGATTACTGCGTGAGCATTCTCAAAGCTGTCAAGGCTTCCATGGGCCCCAAATCAAGAATTCTGATTTGTGATCCCGTCATGAATACCACTTTTGGCTGCGATGAGATTGAAGCAGCACCGAGTCCGCTCCCAGCAAACTACGGGTACCATGTCCGTTATTGCCACAACCGGGATATTGGTCTCATGGCGACCATCAACGGGATTGAGAGGACTCCTTCCGAGTTCAAGGCCTTGTTCGAGGAAGCTGGGCTGCGACTGGTGAAGTTCTGGGATACAAGGAGCATGGTCGGGATTACTGAGGCTGGTTTATGA